The Rhodococcus sp. ABRD24 genome contains the following window.
ACGCATCCTGTCCGGCGGTGTCGATTCGACGGCGCTCTACCCGCCGAAGCGCTTCCTGGGTGCGGCGCGCAACATCGAGAACGGTGGCTCGCTCACGATCATCGCCTCCGCGCTGGTGGAGACCGGTTCCACCGGCGACACCGTGATCTTCGAGGAGTTCAAGGGCACCGGTAACGCCGAGCTCAAGCTCGACCGCAAGATCGCCGAGCGCCGGGTGTTCCCCGCTGTCGACGTCAACCTGTCGAGTACCCGCAAGGACGAGCTGCTGATGAGCCCCGACGAGTTCGCAGTCGTGCACAAGCTGCGACGCGTGCTGTCCGGCCTGGATTCGCACCAGGCGATCGACCTGCTTGTCGACCGGCTCAAGAAGAGCAAGAGCAACATCGAGTTCCTGATGCAGGTCTCGAAGACGACTCCGGGCGCGCTCGGGGACTGACCCACTGCTTCGGCGGGTGCCGAAGCCCGTTCACGTCGTCCCCGCATGCGCCCGCGTTGCGGGGACGAGGTGTGTCGGCTGGGAATCATTTCGCCGAGGTATGCGTTTAGGAGGATGCGTCCTCCTCTGGCAGAATGGGCGATCGCGTGACAACCATGTCCGGTTCCGGTTCACGGCCTCGAACGGCGAGGTCGACCCGGCGGCCATCGAAAGGGACACCATGAAGGCAGGAATTCACCCCGAATACGTTGCGACCACCGTCGTGTGCGGTTGCGGCAACACGTTCGAGACCCACAGCACCGCGACCAACGGACGTATCAACGTCGAGGTTTGCTCGCAGTGCCACCCGTTCTACACCGGCAAGCAGAAGATCCTCGACACCGGCGGCCGCGTGGCTCGCTTCGAGGCTCGCTACGGAAAGCGCGCCGGCAAGAAGGCCGCTGACGACCAGTAGCTGTCCCGCCGACGCCCGTCCTGCGAAATCTGCAGGTCGGGCGTCGGCTTTTTTGTGCCTCTCCGAATCGCGTTTCGCGCACTTGTCGCGGTTCCGAGGCGAGGAAAACACCGAAAAGTGCGCGAAACGCGACACAGATGTGGAGTCAACCCATGGCAGGGACGACGCAGCCGTCGGCGATCGACGACATTCTCGCTGAGCATGCCGGTCTGGAACAGCAGTTGTCCGATCCGGCGCTGCACAACGATCCGGCCGCAGCTCGCAAGGCGGGCAAGCGGTTCGCCGAGCTCGCGCCTGTCATGGCGACCTACACGAAGCTCAAGGCCGCGCAGGAAGATCTCGAGGCGGCCCGCGAGCTTGCGGCCGACGACTCGGGTTTCGCCGCCGAGGTACCCGCGCTCGAGGCCGCCGTTTCCGAGCTCGACAAGACGCTCACGGACCTGCTGGCCCCGCGGGACCCCCATGACGGCGACGATGTCGTGCTCGAACTCAAGTCCGGCGAGGGCGGCGAGGAGTCTGCACTGTTCGCGTCCGACCTGGCCCGCATGTACGTTCGGCACGCTGAGCGCGCCGGGTGGCGCGTCGAGATCCTCGATGCCACCGTCTCTGACCTCGGCGGCTACAAGGACGCAACGATCTCGATCAAGTCGAAGGGTGATGTCCGGGACGGCGTCTGGTCCCGCCTGAAGTTCGAGGGCGGCGTGCACCGCGTGCAGCGCGTCCCCGTCACCGAATCGCAGGGCCGCGTGCACACATCCGCTGCGGGTGTCCTGGTCTACCCCGAGCCCGAGGAGGTGGAGGAGGTGCAGATCGATGAGACCGATCTACGCATCGACGTCTACCGGTCCTCCGGAAAAGGCGGCCAGGGCGTCAACACGACGGACTCCGCGGTGCGCATCACGCACTTGCCCACCGGCATCGTTGTGACCTGCCAGAACGAGCGCTCACAGCTGCAGAACAAGGCCCGAGCCATGCAGGTGCTCGCGGCGCGTCTGCAGGCGGCGGCGGAGGAGGCCGCGGACGCCGAAGCGTCGGCCGGCAGGCAGAGTCAGATCCGCACCGTCGACCGCTCCGAGCGGATCCGCACCTACAACTTCCCGGAGAATCGGATCACCGATCACCGGATCGGCTTCAAGGCCCACAACCTCGATGCTGTGTTGGACGGCGACATGGAGGCGCTGCTCGACGCGCTGGGTAAGGCGGACCGAGAGGCGCGACTCGCGGCGGAGTAGGGCAGCTCAGGGCGCGACCGTGGTGGTGACGCCGGCCTGCCGGCGGAGGATCGTCGACGCTGATGGCCGGACCTGGGGAATCCGTAGTCCGCGACCTGTCCGTGCTGCGCCCGTGACCGACGTGGCAGGCTGTACCCCGTGAGTCGACAACCCCTGCGTCTGGCGATAATCGAAGCAGCTGCCGAACTGGAACGGGCGGGAGTGCCGTCCGCGCGGGTCGACGCCGAACTGCTGGCAGCCCACCTGCTGGGCGTGGAGCGCACCCGGCTGGGTCTGGTGCCGCTGGTCGATCCCCCCGTCATCGAGGAGTATCGGAAGCTGGTCGCTCGGCGGGCCGAGCGGGTGCCGCTGCAATACATCACGGGATCGACTGCGATGGGCAATATTTCGCTCGAGGTCGGTCCGGGGGTGTTCGTTCCGCGGCCCGAGACCGAGCTGTTGTTGGCGTGGGCCCTGGCGTATCTGGAGTCGTATGGGGGCCGGGCGCCTGTGGTGATGGATCTGTGCACGGGTTCAGGTGCCCTGGCGCTTGCGATTGCGCACGCCCGACCCGACGCCGTGGTTCATGCGGTGGAGCTCGAACCCAATGCACTGGCGTGGGCGCGGCGCAACGCCGATCGACGGGCCGCCGCGGGCGACACTCCGGTGAACCTCGTCCAAGGCGACGTGACAGATCGGGGACTCCTCACCGAGCTCGAGGGCAGCGTCGATCTGATCGTGTCGAACCCGCCCTACATCCCAGAGGGCGCGGTTCTCGATCCAGAAGTGGCGGAACATGATCCGCATACCGCGTTGTTCGGCGGTGCCGACGGACTCTCGGTGATCAAGCCGATGGTGAACAATATCGCGCGGTGGCTGCGCATCGGCGGTGGCGTTGCTGTCGAACATGACGACACCAACGGAACCGAGACTGCACAACTGTTCCGGTCGCGCCGGGTGTTCAGCGGCGTCGCGGAGCATCCGGATCTCGCGGGCCGGCCTCGATTCGTCGTTGCGCGCCGGGTGGCGACCGAGGCCGAGGCATCACGGTGACGGACGTTCGAGGGTGAGTGAAAGGATGTGGGAGTGAGCACTGTCTACGACTGCCGGCAATCCGACAACCGCGAAGCGGGACTGACCGCCGCCAAGAACGCGCTGCGGGCCGGTCGGCTCGTCGTGCTCCCGACGGACACGCTGTACGGACTCGGTGCCGATGCGTTCGACGGTGACGCCGTCACCAGCCTCCTGCGCGCCAAGGGGCGCGGCCGCGACATGCCGGTACCGGTGCTGGTCGGCTCGTGGAACACGATCGACGGATTGGTCTATTCGGTACGCCCACAGGCGCGTGACCTGATCAAGGCCTTCTGGCCCGGTGGGCTGAGTCTTGT
Protein-coding sequences here:
- the rpmE gene encoding 50S ribosomal protein L31, yielding MKAGIHPEYVATTVVCGCGNTFETHSTATNGRINVEVCSQCHPFYTGKQKILDTGGRVARFEARYGKRAGKKAADDQ
- the prmC gene encoding peptide chain release factor N(5)-glutamine methyltransferase; this translates as MSRQPLRLAIIEAAAELERAGVPSARVDAELLAAHLLGVERTRLGLVPLVDPPVIEEYRKLVARRAERVPLQYITGSTAMGNISLEVGPGVFVPRPETELLLAWALAYLESYGGRAPVVMDLCTGSGALALAIAHARPDAVVHAVELEPNALAWARRNADRRAAAGDTPVNLVQGDVTDRGLLTELEGSVDLIVSNPPYIPEGAVLDPEVAEHDPHTALFGGADGLSVIKPMVNNIARWLRIGGGVAVEHDDTNGTETAQLFRSRRVFSGVAEHPDLAGRPRFVVARRVATEAEASR
- the prfA gene encoding peptide chain release factor 1 produces the protein MAGTTQPSAIDDILAEHAGLEQQLSDPALHNDPAAARKAGKRFAELAPVMATYTKLKAAQEDLEAARELAADDSGFAAEVPALEAAVSELDKTLTDLLAPRDPHDGDDVVLELKSGEGGEESALFASDLARMYVRHAERAGWRVEILDATVSDLGGYKDATISIKSKGDVRDGVWSRLKFEGGVHRVQRVPVTESQGRVHTSAAGVLVYPEPEEVEEVQIDETDLRIDVYRSSGKGGQGVNTTDSAVRITHLPTGIVVTCQNERSQLQNKARAMQVLAARLQAAAEEAADAEASAGRQSQIRTVDRSERIRTYNFPENRITDHRIGFKAHNLDAVLDGDMEALLDALGKADREARLAAE